CCTGACCCTTCCGGTGAGGACCGCCACCAGATTTTGGGGAAAGAGTCCCAGGACCCTGGCCCATGCCTTGACGAAAAGCATTAAACATAACAGGAAGGGACGCAGATCAAATGGCTCTGGCCCGGCTTGAAGATTATCGAGAGGTAATTGGCGGAGCCGAGCTGGAAGAAATAAAACAGTTGGCCCGTCACCTCCAGGGAGCCCGGATGGCGCACGTCAACTCCACCTCGGTTGGGGGAGGTGTGGCTGAGATCCTGCACCGGATGGTCCCGCTGATGGATGAACTGGGAATAAAGGCGCGTTGGGATGTCATCAAGGGCGGAGATGATTTCTTCAACGTGACCAAACTGTTCCATAACGCCCTGCACGGAAAAGCCGAGGAGATAACCGATGATATGTACCGGATATTCCTCGACTATAACCGTCGTAATGCCCAGGAACTTGATTTCAGCGATTGCGACTGTGTTTTCATCCATGATCCCCAGCCTATCTGCCTGGTTGACAAAAGGGAACAGGGCAGGGGCTGCTGGATCTGGCGCTGCCATATTGACATCTCTGCGCCGCACCGGGGACTATGGGAGTTTCTTCGAAAATATGTAGAGCGGTATGATGGGGCGATAATTTCGTCTCCGGGTTTTGCCCAAAGGCTTCCGGTTCCCCAGTACCTGATCCCGCCATCGATCGACCCGCTGGCTGACAAGAACCGTGACCTTCCGGATGATTTCATCAAGGGCGTTCTGGATAAGCACAAAATTGACCGGACCCGTCCCGTAGTGACCCAGATTTCCCGGTTTGACCGGTTCAAGGATCCTCTGGGTTTGGTGGAGGCCTTTAAAAAAGTCCGCCAAAAGATAGACTGCCAGCTGATCCTGGCCGGAGGAGGGGCTACCGATGATCCTGAAGGTTTGCTGGTATTGGAGGAGGTCAAACAGCGGGCAGGCAGCGACCCGGATATCCATGTCCTTCATTTGCCGCCCGGTGCCGATTTGGAGATAAACGCCCTGGTAAGGGGCTCCAGCCTGATCGTCCAGAATTCAGTCAAGGAGGGTTTTGGGCTTACGGTATCCGAGGCCATGTGGAAGGCCAAGCCTGTCATCAGCCGGCCGGTGGGGGGCATCACCCAGCAGGTGGTGCAGGACGTGACCGGCCTGCTGGTCCATTCCACCGAAGGGCTGGCCTTCGCCATCCGTTCTCTGCTGGCCAACCCGGAAAAAGCTGCCCAGCTGGGAAAGAACGCCCGCCAGTTCGTCAGGCATAATTTTTTGATTACCCGCCATCTGCGGCGCTATCTGCTGGTGCTGCTGGCGCTAAGGAATCCGGGCAGCCAGGTGATAAACCTATGATATTTGTGATGCTGGATTACGATGGCACGCTAGCACCAATAGTTTCCGATCCGGCCCGGGCCCGGCTGGACAGGGAAATGCTGGCGGTGCTTAAGCAGCTGGCCGCGCGTGATGATCTGATGGTGGCAGTTATAAGCGGGCGGGCGCTGGCCGATCTTAAGCGCAAAGTACGGCTTGATTCCATATATTATGCCGGATGCCACGGAATGGAGATGGAAGGGCCGGGGTGGTCATATGTTCACCCGAAAATGGAAATGATTTCTGTAAAAATCTGTCACTTGGAGAATTATCTGCGTGGTATTCTGGGGAGAGTAAGAGGTTCCATTATTGAAAATAAGCGATATGCTTTAACCGTCCATTACCGTAAAGTTGCTGCCAGGGATCGCCGGAAGGTTGAAGAGGTCGCTCGGCAGGCAGAGAAGAGTTTCAGTAAATGGTTGAAAATGGAGCCGGGCCGGATGAGCTTTGAATATAAACCGACCGTTAACTGGAATAAAGGAAAATCAGTGGAAATACTCTTGCGGTTGCACCGAGCTAACAATCCTTACCCTATTTACATCGGTGATGACTTAACCGATGAATCGGCATTCAAGCGCATGTTACACAAGGGTTTAGGTATTTTAGTGAATAACAATGAACGTCCGTATCAAACCTCCGCCGTTATAAGAATACGTTCAGTTCGGCATGTAAGACAATTCCTGCAATATTTAGCCTATACAGTTTAGGGATAAATAATGAGCGATTTTTTAATGCGGCACAAGTTTTTTGATTGATATATCGGAAAAATTAACGTTTTTCCTTGCATTTTCCCCGTTATTTTGCTATAATCTTCCCATTGGATAACTCGTTATCCGTGCCCAACATATAATTTTGCTTGAAAGACAGCAAGATCACAATTTATAAAAAGCAGAAGCCAGCCGCGCCAGGATCGAACTCCTGGCAAGCTTCTCACCGGGCGGCGCATCTAAATGCTGCCAGTTCTGGTCAAAGTGCAGAGGGCGTTCATTTTCGGCCCTTCCTTAAAGTAAAGCGGGTGGCATAGTTTTTTGCCGCCAGCTTTTTTCTTTTTTACCGCCAGGACTGCCACCAAGACACCAATTTTTCATTCGTTAACTTTTATTTAGTTTGTCTTTGTCTCTGTGGCAAATGTATAACCATAAACCCATAACGGAGGGATCACCTATCAGCAAGGATTATCGGGTAAACAACAAGATTCGGGTCCCGGAGGTCAGGGTGGTGGGACCCGACGGCCAGCAGATAGGAGTGCTGCCGATCGCCGAGGCCCTGCGTCAGGCCGAGGACAAGGGGCTGGACCTGGTGGAGATAGTGCCCGAGGCCAAACCTCCGGTCTGCAAGATAATAGATTTCGGGAAATTCCTTTACCACGAGGAGAAGAACAAGAAGGAGGCCCGGAAAAAGCAGCACGAAGTCAAGGTCAAGGAGATCAGGCTGGGGCCCAAGATAGGCGAACACGATTACCTGGTAAAATTCAACCAGGCCAAGAATTTTTTGGCCCACAAGGACAAGGTCCGGGTCTCGATGCGTTTTAGGGGCCGGGAGATGGCCCACATCGACATCGGCCGGCGGGTGATAGACCGCTTCATGTTGGAGATCACCGATGTGGCCCTGATCGAACAGCAGCCCAAGCTGGAGGGAAACACCATGGTGGCCCTGCTTTCGCCCAAGAGCACCGCCTAACCGGGGTCTCTACAAACTTTACCACAGAATCACGGAACTGAGGAAACACCGAAAAATAATAGGATATAATACCGGGCAAAAGTATTTTCAGTGTTTTCCTCCGAAACTTCAGTGTTTCCGTGGTAGGGATCCATTGCGGAAGTATGGCCTGTCTGATGCCCGGCCGGGATGTTCTTTTTTCCCAAAATATAAATAATAAAAAAAATATAAAACACCAAAGGAGTGACCATGCCAAAGGTAAAGACCAGCCGGGCGGCGGCCAAAAGAATGAGGGCCACCAGCAAGGGCAAGATCAAACGCAACAAGGCCTGCAAGAGCCACAAGCTGACCACCAAGACCCGCAAACGCAAGCGCAACCTGCGCCAGGGAGGCCTGGTGGACAGCGCCAATTCCAAGCGGATCAAGCGGCTGATGCCCAACGGGTAAAACCGGGACTTTCCCGCAAAACACACTAAAATACGCGAAAAACAAATATTATACTGTGAATCGGTTACGAAATTACGATAAGTTTCACATGAACCAGATCAAAATGTTGTTAGCGGATTTTTCGCGATTTTTCGCGGGCAGAAAAAGCAACAAAGAAAACAGATTACATAGATCATCAGAAAGGATAGGTAAGAGACCATGTCCAGAGTCACCACCGCCGCTGCCACCCGGCAAAAAAAGAACAAGATCTTCAAGAAGGCCAAGGGCTTTTGGGGAGGCCGGCACCGCTTATACCGCATAGCCAAGGAAGCCGTGATGCGGGCCGGGCAGTTCGCCTACCGCGACCGCCACAACAAGAAGCGCGACTTCCGCAGCCTGTGGATCATCCGGGTCAACGCGGCCTGCCGGCTGAACGGGATCAGCTACAACGCCTTCATCAACGGCCTGAAGAAAAACAACATCGCCCTGAACCGCAAGGTGCTGGCCGAGATCGCCATCGCCGACCCGGCGGCTTTTACCAAAGTAGTGGAAGCGGCGAAGAAATAAGCTGACAGGCAAGGCCTCGTGTTTAAAATGTTCGAAATGTTAGAAATGTTTGAAACGGTTTAGATGATTGACAAGCTGAACAAAATAGGCGAAGAAGCCAAAAAGCAGATAACCGAATGCTCCGCCCCGGAAAAGCTGGAAGAGCTGAGGGTGCTTTACCTGGGCCGCAAGGGACAAGTGACCGAGCTATTGAAGGCGGTATCCTCGGTGGAGCCGGCCCAGCGCCCGGCCTTCGGGGCCGCGGTCAACCGGCTCAAGGCCGAACTGACGGACCTGCTGGACCGGAGGAAGCAAAGCCTGGAATCGCAGTCCCAAAACACTGCCCGGCAGAAGGAAGCCCTGGACGTAAGCCTGCCCGGGCGCCGGCCGCTGCTGGGGCACAAGCATCCCCTGCACCAGATAATGACGGAGATCACCGGGATCTTCCACGGCCTGGGGTTCACCGTGGCCGAGGGCCCGGAGGTGGAGACCGAGTTCAACAATTTTGACGCGCTGAACACGCCGCCCGACCATCCGGCCCGCAATTACCAGGACACATTTTATCTCAAACAGGGCGGGCTACTGCTGCGGACTCACACTTCCCCGGTGCAGATCCGGACCATGATGTCCCGGCAGCCCCCGGTCAGGATCATCGCCCCGGGCCGCTGCTACCGCCGCGACGCCATTGACGCCTCGCACCTGCCGGTGTTCCATCAAATCGAGGGGCTGTACGTGGACAAGAACGTCTCGCTGGCCGACCTCAAGGCCACCATCGCTTATTTCGCCCGGGCCCTGCTGGGCCCCAAGATGAAGATCCGCTTCCGGCCGCATTTCTTTCCCTTCACCGAGCCCAGCGTGGAATACGATTTTTCCTGCGTGTTCTGTAATGGCGGAGGCTGCCGGGTCTGCAAGCAGTCGGGCTGGCTGGAGATCTCCGGGGCCGGAATGGTGGACCCCAACGTCTTCAGGAACGTGGGCTATGATCCAGAGGTCTACTCCGGTTTCGCCTGGGGCCTGGGAGTGGAAAGGGTGGCCATGCTGAAATACGGCATCAACGACATCCGCCATTTTTATTCGGGCGATATCAGGTTCCTGGAACAATTCTAAATAGCGCCGGAAACGGTCCGGACAAAACAAAGAAAAGAAAGTTTAATGAAACCAATACATATCGGGGATCTAGTCGTTTCGCTGCCGCTGGTCCAGGGAGGGATGGGGGTGGGGATCTCCCTGTCCGGCCTGGCGGCGGCGGTGGCCAACGAAGGCGGGGTGGGCACAATTGCCACGGCCGGCATCGGAATGTTCGAGCCCGACTTCGCGAACAATTATCTGGAGGCCAACATCCGGGCCTTGAAAAAGGAGATCCGCAAGGCCCGGACCATGACCAAGGGCGTGCTGGGGGTCAACATCATGGTGGCCCTATCCAACTACGCCGACCTGGCCAAGGCCGCAGTCGAAGAAGAAATAGACATCATCTTCTCCGGGGCCGGGCTGCCCTTTGACCTGCCGAAATTTCTGACCCCTGATTCCAAGACCAAACTGGTGCCCATCGTTTCCTCGGGCCGGGCGGCGGCCATCATCGCCAAGAAATGGCTGGACAGATACAATTATCAGCCGGATGCGATAGTGGTAGAAGGCCCCCTGGCCGGAGGGCATCTGGGATTCAAGATCGAACACCTGGATGACCCCAATTATTCCCTGAAAAAGCTGATCCCCGAAGTGATCGAGGCCCTGAAACCTTTCGTGGAAAAATACCAAAATCCGATCCCGGTGATCGCCGGAGGCGGAATTTATACCGGGCAGGACATCCGGGAGATCATGGAACTGGGGGCCGACGGGGCGCAGATGGGCACCCGGTTCGTGACTACCGATGAATGCGACGCCTCGGACGCTTTCAAGCAGGCCTATCTGGATTCCAAGAAAGAGGACGTGGTGATAATCAAAAGCCCGGTAGGAATGCCGGGCCGGGCCATCCGCAACCAGTTCCTTGACGACGTCATCAAGGGAGAGAAGAAGCCCTTCAAATGCCCCCACCAGTGCATCATCACCTGCGATTTCAAAAACACCCCTTACTGCATCGCCCTGGCGCTGATCAACGCCCAGCAGGGCCTGATGAAAGACGGTTTTGCCTTTGCCGGAGCCAATGCCTTCCGGAACAACTGCATCATCTCGGTGAAGGAGACCATTCAAGCCCTCGTCAAAGAATTCGGCGAAAGCATCGGCCAGGCGGCAGGAAGTAAAACTTCGGAAACACCGGCGGCCTAATACGCAGCACCGCATCATGAAAATCTCATATAACTGGCTTAAGGAATTCATAGACTTCAACTGGTCCGTCAAGGAACTGGCCGGCAAGCTGACCTTTGCCGGAATCGAGATCGAAGGGATCGAGGATCTTCCCTCCGGGGATTTCCAGCTGGACCTGGAGATCACACCCAACCGGCCCGACTGTCTTTCGTTCCTGGGCCTGGCCCGGGAGATACGGGCTTTGAACGGCGGCAGCATAAAGGTTCCTCCGACCCAAGTCTCCGAGGCCGGCGCCGACGTGAACTCCCTGGCAAAGGTCGAAGTGGAGGACCAGCAGGGCTGTCCTCGCTATCTGGCCCGAGTGGTTACCGGGGTCAACGTGGCCGAGTCGCCGGACTGGCTGAAGAAGAAGATAGAAAGCATAGGCCTGCGGCCCAGCAACAACGTGGCCGACATCACCAACCTGGCGCTTTACGAATTCGGGCATCCCCTGCACGCCTTCGACCTGGACAAGTTGTCCGGGCATAAAATCGTAGTCCGCCGGGCCAAACAGAGCGAACTTATGGTCACCTTGGACGGCGCCGAACGCAAGCTCACGCCAGAATACCTGGTCATCGCCGACGCCCAAAAGCCTGCGGCCATTGCCGGCATCATGGGCGGGCTGGAGAGCGAGATCTCATCGGCCACCAAAAACGTCTTGCTGGAAAGCGCCTACTTTGATCCGCCGCTGATCCGCCGGGGCAGCAAGAACCTGGGCTTAAAGAGCGACGCCTCCTACCGTTTTGAACGGGGGGCCGATCCCAATATCTTAGAGCAGGCGGTCAACCGGGCGGCCCGGCTGATCTCAGAAATTGCCGGCGGACAAATTGCCAAAGGCATCATAGACGTCTCGGCCAAAAAATTTCCGGCCGGCTGGGAACTGGAACTGAGGCCGGAGAAGACCTGCCAGCTGCTGGGGACCGGGATCAAGCCTGAAAAAATGGTGGAGATACTCAACGCCTTGGAACTGAAGGCCTCTATCTCCGGAAACGTGATAAAAGTGCAGGTTCCCAGCTTCCGGGCCGATCTTACCCGCGAAGCCGACCTAATAGAGGAAATTGGCCGGATATACGGTTACGACAATCTGCCGGACGAGGGGATAAAGCCCTGGCCGGTTCCCGGCCTGCGCCGGCCAAAGGAAGCGGCCGTGGAAAAGATAGTGGAGGCCATGGTCTCCTTGGGTTTTTGCCAGCACTACGGCCTGCCTTTGATGGACCCGGCTTATTATGCCAAGCTGGGAATGGCGCAGGACGGAGGGAACATGGTGGAGCTGGACAACTCCCTTTCATCTGACCTTTCGGCGCTGCGTCCCATGCTGCTGCCGGGGCTTTTGGAAGCGGGGCAAAGGAACCTGAACAACGGGCTGAACACCTTAAGATTGTTTGAATGCGGTCTGGCCTTTGCTCCCGGCAAACAGGCCCCTGTCGAATCCCTGAAACTGGGGATGTTGGCCTGCGGGGAAAGTGAAAACCGGAGCTGGGATCGGAAGCCCGAGCTCTTCGATTTCTTCGACCTTAAGGGGGCGCTGGAAAACCTTTTTGCGGCCCTCAAGATCAAAGGCATATCCTATTCCCCGGACTTTAAATCTCCCAAACCCTTCCTGCATCCCGGCCGCTCGGTGGAACTGTTGTTGGACGGGGCGGTCATCGGCTGGGCCGGAGAGCTGGATGCCGCCGTTCTTAAGACACTGGACATCAAGGAAAAACTTTACTGTTCCGAGATG
The DNA window shown above is from candidate division TA06 bacterium and carries:
- the pheS gene encoding phenylalanine--tRNA ligase subunit alpha, whose translation is MIDKLNKIGEEAKKQITECSAPEKLEELRVLYLGRKGQVTELLKAVSSVEPAQRPAFGAAVNRLKAELTDLLDRRKQSLESQSQNTARQKEALDVSLPGRRPLLGHKHPLHQIMTEITGIFHGLGFTVAEGPEVETEFNNFDALNTPPDHPARNYQDTFYLKQGGLLLRTHTSPVQIRTMMSRQPPVRIIAPGRCYRRDAIDASHLPVFHQIEGLYVDKNVSLADLKATIAYFARALLGPKMKIRFRPHFFPFTEPSVEYDFSCVFCNGGGCRVCKQSGWLEISGAGMVDPNVFRNVGYDPEVYSGFAWGLGVERVAMLKYGINDIRHFYSGDIRFLEQF
- a CDS encoding glycosyltransferase, yielding MALARLEDYREVIGGAELEEIKQLARHLQGARMAHVNSTSVGGGVAEILHRMVPLMDELGIKARWDVIKGGDDFFNVTKLFHNALHGKAEEITDDMYRIFLDYNRRNAQELDFSDCDCVFIHDPQPICLVDKREQGRGCWIWRCHIDISAPHRGLWEFLRKYVERYDGAIISSPGFAQRLPVPQYLIPPSIDPLADKNRDLPDDFIKGVLDKHKIDRTRPVVTQISRFDRFKDPLGLVEAFKKVRQKIDCQLILAGGGATDDPEGLLVLEEVKQRAGSDPDIHVLHLPPGADLEINALVRGSSLIVQNSVKEGFGLTVSEAMWKAKPVISRPVGGITQQVVQDVTGLLVHSTEGLAFAIRSLLANPEKAAQLGKNARQFVRHNFLITRHLRRYLLVLLALRNPGSQVINL
- the rplT gene encoding 50S ribosomal protein L20, with product MSRVTTAAATRQKKNKIFKKAKGFWGGRHRLYRIAKEAVMRAGQFAYRDRHNKKRDFRSLWIIRVNAACRLNGISYNAFINGLKKNNIALNRKVLAEIAIADPAAFTKVVEAAKK
- a CDS encoding translation initiation factor IF-3, with product MYNHKPITEGSPISKDYRVNNKIRVPEVRVVGPDGQQIGVLPIAEALRQAEDKGLDLVEIVPEAKPPVCKIIDFGKFLYHEEKNKKEARKKQHEVKVKEIRLGPKIGEHDYLVKFNQAKNFLAHKDKVRVSMRFRGREMAHIDIGRRVIDRFMLEITDVALIEQQPKLEGNTMVALLSPKSTA
- the rpmI gene encoding 50S ribosomal protein L35; the protein is MPKVKTSRAAAKRMRATSKGKIKRNKACKSHKLTTKTRKRKRNLRQGGLVDSANSKRIKRLMPNG
- a CDS encoding nitronate monooxygenase translates to MKPIHIGDLVVSLPLVQGGMGVGISLSGLAAAVANEGGVGTIATAGIGMFEPDFANNYLEANIRALKKEIRKARTMTKGVLGVNIMVALSNYADLAKAAVEEEIDIIFSGAGLPFDLPKFLTPDSKTKLVPIVSSGRAAAIIAKKWLDRYNYQPDAIVVEGPLAGGHLGFKIEHLDDPNYSLKKLIPEVIEALKPFVEKYQNPIPVIAGGGIYTGQDIREIMELGADGAQMGTRFVTTDECDASDAFKQAYLDSKKEDVVIIKSPVGMPGRAIRNQFLDDVIKGEKKPFKCPHQCIITCDFKNTPYCIALALINAQQGLMKDGFAFAGANAFRNNCIISVKETIQALVKEFGESIGQAAGSKTSETPAA
- the otsB gene encoding trehalose-phosphatase produces the protein MLDYDGTLAPIVSDPARARLDREMLAVLKQLAARDDLMVAVISGRALADLKRKVRLDSIYYAGCHGMEMEGPGWSYVHPKMEMISVKICHLENYLRGILGRVRGSIIENKRYALTVHYRKVAARDRRKVEEVARQAEKSFSKWLKMEPGRMSFEYKPTVNWNKGKSVEILLRLHRANNPYPIYIGDDLTDESAFKRMLHKGLGILVNNNERPYQTSAVIRIRSVRHVRQFLQYLAYTV
- a CDS encoding phenylalanine--tRNA ligase subunit beta, with protein sequence MKISYNWLKEFIDFNWSVKELAGKLTFAGIEIEGIEDLPSGDFQLDLEITPNRPDCLSFLGLAREIRALNGGSIKVPPTQVSEAGADVNSLAKVEVEDQQGCPRYLARVVTGVNVAESPDWLKKKIESIGLRPSNNVADITNLALYEFGHPLHAFDLDKLSGHKIVVRRAKQSELMVTLDGAERKLTPEYLVIADAQKPAAIAGIMGGLESEISSATKNVLLESAYFDPPLIRRGSKNLGLKSDASYRFERGADPNILEQAVNRAARLISEIAGGQIAKGIIDVSAKKFPAGWELELRPEKTCQLLGTGIKPEKMVEILNALELKASISGNVIKVQVPSFRADLTREADLIEEIGRIYGYDNLPDEGIKPWPVPGLRRPKEAAVEKIVEAMVSLGFCQHYGLPLMDPAYYAKLGMAQDGGNMVELDNSLSSDLSALRPMLLPGLLEAGQRNLNNGLNTLRLFECGLAFAPGKQAPVESLKLGMLACGESENRSWDRKPELFDFFDLKGALENLFAALKIKGISYSPDFKSPKPFLHPGRSVELLLDGAVIGWAGELDAAVLKTLDIKEKLYCSEMDLEQIMKLMERAVAQFSEIPKYPAVKRDLAIMVPQQISSRDILNVITETGGATLERAELFDLYSGGQIEKGQKSLAFSLAYRHPERTLTDAEVNQVHQEIVEELKEKFGAEIR